The Triticum aestivum cultivar Chinese Spring chromosome 3A, IWGSC CS RefSeq v2.1, whole genome shotgun sequence genome includes a region encoding these proteins:
- the LOC123060776 gene encoding ras-related protein Rab7, with the protein MASRRRMLLKVIILGDSGVGKTSLMNQYVNNKFSNQYKATIGADFLTKEVKIDDRLFTLQIWDTAGQERFQSLGVAFYRGADCCVLVYDVNVTKSFEKLNNWREEFLIQASPSDPENFPFVLLGNKIDVDGGNSRTVSEKKAKAWCASKGNIPYFETSAKEGFNVEAAFECIARNAIKNEPEEDM; encoded by the exons ATGGCGTCGCGCAGGCGAATGCTCCTCAAGGTCATCATCCTCGGCGACAGCGG GGTCGGGAAGACGTCGCTGATGAACCA GTACGTCAACAACAAGTTCAGCAACCAGTACAAGGCCACCATCGGCGCCGATTTCCTCACCAAGGAGGTCAAGATCGACGACCGCCTCTTCACTCTACAG ATATGGGACACGGCTGGACAGGAACGTTTTCAGAGTCTCGGTGTGGCGTTTTACCGGGGAGCTGACTGTTGTGTTCTTGTATATGATGTCAATGTTACCAAGTCGTTTGAAAAACTCAACAACTGGCGTGAGGAATTTCTAATTCAA GCTAGCCCATCAGATCCAGAGAATTTCCCTTTTGTTTTACTTGGAAACAAGATTGATGTTGATGGTGGTAACAGCAGGACT GTTTCTGAGAAAAAGGCTAAAGCTTGGTGTGCTTCCAAGGGAAACATCCCTTATTTTGAGACGTCTGCTAAAGAAGGCTTCAATGTGGAAGCAGCTTTCGAGTGTATAGCAAGGAATGCTATCAAGAATGAACCTGAAGAAGATATGTAA
- the LOC123060777 gene encoding cytochrome P450 71A1, translating into MDASSPFALLHSPLLLLTLLVPIFVSFLLFLTEKPGPSRSNGGARLPPSPWGIPVLGHLPLLGSLPHRKLRSLAEAHGPVMLLRLGGVPTVVASSADAALEVMKTHDLAFASRPAVRMAERLLYGRDMAFAPYGQYWRQARRVCVLHLLSARRVASFRRVREQEAGALVDRVQRAAACCSRPEDNVVNLTDELISYTSAVISRAAFGDDGGYGIDDDLTEVFAEFEELLGSATVGEFVPWLAWVDTLMGLDAKVARARKVMDGLLERVISDHRQRRLGRGRRLVGDGEDDHRDFVDVLLDVSEDDGEDSGGVRFDTVGIKAIILDMFAAATDTTYTTLTWAVAELINNPSEMHKLQDEVCAAVNGAGHVTEDHLEKMSYLRAVIRETLRLHAPLPLLLPRETLEDTELLGYRVPARTRVVINAWAIGRDPATWERAEEFVPARFADGPAEYVLGQDFRFVPFGAGRRGCPGVGFAVPSIDLALASLLYHFDWELPAAAAGAKLDMSELYGLSVRLKATLHLVAKPWTRGLLELHLPLWTRLWDCLKKQK; encoded by the exons ATGGACGCCTCGTCGCCTTTTGCATTGTTGCATTCACCCCTGCTCCTCCTCACCCTGCTCGTGCCGATCTTCGtctctttcctcctcttcctcaccgAGAAGCCTGGTCCATCCCGCAGCAATGGCGGCGCGCGCCTGCCTCCGTCGCCATGGGGCATTCCCGTCCTTGGCCACCTCCCTCTTCTCGGTTCCCTGCCGCACCGGAAGCTCCGGTCCCTGGCCGAGGCGCACGGCCCCGTCATGCTCCTGCGCCTCGGCGGCGTGCCCACCGTCGTGGCCTCCTCGGCGGACGCGGCGCTGGAGGTCATGAAGACCCACGACCTGGCCTTCGCCAGCCGCCCCGCGGTGCGCATGGCGGAGCGCCTCCTGTACGGCCGCGACATGGCCTTCGCCCCCTACGGGCAGTACTGGCGGCAGGCGCGCCGCGTGTGCGTGCTCCACCTCCTCAGCGCCCGCCGCGTGGCCTCCTTCCGCCGCGTCCGGGAGCAGGAGGCCGGCGCCCTGGTCGACCGCGTCCAGCGCGCTGCCGCCTGCTGCTCGCGGCCCGAGGATAACGTCGTGAACCTGACCGACGAGCTCATATCCTACACCAGCGCCGTCATCTCGCGGGCCGCGTTCGGCGACGATGGCGGGTACGGGATCGACGACGACCTGACGGAGGTGTTCGCCGAGTTCGAGGAGCTGCTGGGCTCGGCCACGGTGGGGGAGTTCGTCCCGTGGCTGGCGTGGGTGGATACGCTCATGGGGCTGGACGCCAAGGTGGCACGGGCGCGCAAGGTGATGGACGGGCTCCTCGAGCGGGTCATCTCCGACCACCGCCAGCGGCGTCTCGGCAGAGGACGGCGGCTCGTTGGCGACGGGGAGGACGATCACCGGGACTTCGTGGACGTGCTGCTGGACGTCAGCGAGGACGATGGAGAAGACTCCGGGGGTGTCCGGTTCGACACGGTCGGCATCAAGGCCATTATCCTG GAcatgttcgccgcggccaccgacaCGACCTACACGACTCTGACATGGGCCGTGGCGGAGCTCATCAACAACCCATCCGAGATGCACAAGCTCCAGGACGAGGTTTGCGCGGCCGTCAATGGCGCCGGCCACGTCACCGAGGACCACCTCGAGAAGATGAGCTACCTGAGGGCCGTGATCAGGGAGACGCTCCGGCTGCACGCGCCCCTGCCGCTCCTCCTGCCCCGGGAGACGCTGGAGGACACGGAGCTGCTGGGCTACCGCGTCCCGGCGCGGACGCGCGTGGTGATCAACGCGTGGGCCATCGGCCGCGACCCGGCGACGTGGGAGCGCGCCGAGGAGTTCGTCCCGGCGAGGTTCGCGGATGGCCCGGCGGAGTACGTCCTGGGGCAGGACTTCAGGTTCGTGCCCTTCGGCGCCGGAAGGAGGGGCTGCCCCGGCGTCGGCTTCGCCGTGCCGTCGATCGACCTGGCGCTCGCCAGCCTGCTGTACCATTTCGACtgggagctgccggcggcggcggccggggcgaAGCTGGACATGAGCGAGCTGTATGGGTTGTCCGTCCGGCTCAAGGCCACGCTGCATCTGGTTGCTAAGCCGTGGACCCGTGGTCTCCTTGAGCTGCACCTGCCACTGTGGACACGACTTTGGGATTGCTTGAAgaaacagaaatga